gaacagaatagaaaagaaaaagggaatttgttttgcagcttaaaaacagttacagcagacttatttcaacattcatatcacatggtaaaagtggaatcacctgttaaaataaaatgcatgctgtgcagtaataatacagtttcagtccaaatcattatttttttttgtcatgtctcCCTGCAGAAAGCGGCGAAGCGGATCAGCCTTGGGGGGGCGGTGCTGGAGACGGAGGAGGGTTCGGGTGCGTTTGAATGGAGCATCACCGCCAGAGACAGCAAGCGCTCCCTGCGGCTGCGGGCGGGCGGTGCGGCGGAGCGGCAGGCCTGGATGCTGGCGCTGTGTGAAGCGCAGGTCCGCTCCGCGCCGCACGCCAACACCGCCTGCGTGCTGCAGTAGACCAGAGAGCCATGGgttactttctgtttttcatagatggttttctatttttgtatACGCAGCTTTGTATCACAGTTAGCTCCGCTGGACGTGCGGAAGTGTTTTCTCAAAAGGACAAATAGCAATACATCAGATTTGATGAAAAGCTcccagggttcctacacagtctggacagtctagtacggaagaggattagggccacatgtgaaaaaaccATTtcagttctgagtttaaagtcagaactcaaataaatcagaattctgactttaaactcagaactcaaatacatttttcatatgtgGCCCTAATCCCCTTCCATAGTCTAGAAATGTATGGATAGATagatcatttttatttcagtgtcactCCTCAACGTACAGATCATACAGAGTAAAGTGTGTTTACAATAAACACATTACCCCaataatgacaggagaaaaggGGTTGAGTttgagacacaggctaaaaataacatccacacacacaaatatacatacatccacacataaatacatacatacacacacacaatagaggTCATATTAGTACAATCATAGTGTTGCATTGTAAAATGTAGACACTCATGATTGAACGTCTTCTGTTCAGGATGAGGCAGCAGGTTTTTGATCCGGTGTTTAGCAGCTACAGTTACTCACAATTAATGGACAAAGAATCAGGTgttttccaggtcttgaaaggTTTGCAAATTGCCTAAAAAAGTTTGGACGATTATGGAAAAATGTTGTTATAAAGTCCCGATGTTCATGcatacattttctctgtcatctCACATGTTCTGGTGTTTGTcactgtgaagaataatctcCATCGTCCATGCAGTGAAGTGGCAGTTAGCAGACCACTGTCTACTTAAACTGTATTGaagaccaaaatcttcaaatcaaatctaAATCTAAGTGTTTTGAGAGTGAAACTGTGCAGGAACCCTGACCTGAGATCAGGAGAGCTCACATCAtctgatgctgcgttccagagctGTCAGAAAGTTGGAAATTCCACCATCCTTCTAGGAAAAATGCGATGGAATGATTTTTCAAGTCGGAATCGCAAGTAGGAAAGATTTGTCAACCCCGAGGTTTCTGAGACAGTTATCTGACGTCATGTAAACGCTGCACAGCATCACCTTTAACATGTtaataatcctcaaaatacacaaaagtttgattttcagcatcgcatgaccttaaatctatcaaaacacctgtgtggtaaACGCTTACACATctgaatttgaaatgtaaagttgcagtAATGTTGCATGTTGAACAGGATTTGCTTACAtgctatgctaactagctagctaaagtCCCCAGATATGATTGACATGACATCAGCTGTTGCAGGGGAACAGGAAAGAAAATCTGTTGGACGCTCTCGTTTCTTCCCTTGTTTCTCTGAACTGGAACGCTCTGAGGTTTTAATTACGACCAAGCAGCTGTGAATTTCCCACGTTCAGCTGTCACTGGAACGCAGCATCAGCTTCAGTCTTCCAGTCAGATCTCAACGAATAAAGTCAAGATTTGTTTACTTCACTTTACTGAAACACTCATTCGTTTTCAGCAAagggcaaactttatttatacagcataTTTCATACAAAGACAAATTcagtgtgcttcacataaaacacaaaaaatacagaatttgtctttttttttgtcattaaaaaagaaagaaagataaaaatacaaggtaaggataataataaaaaattgaaaacattaaaaaaatgtaaacattttagTGTCTATTTTCTACATTGCAACCTGAATATGGATGAATTTATTAGTATTATTCTGAATTGATTATTACAGTGTGAGTACTGTGCAGCAGCCTGAGCCTGTTCCTGTGCTGCTGTGTTCTgatataaatataatttatattGTTCCAGCCTCCAGCAGCTTTATCTGCTGTAttgtgctgcagcaggagcaggaccaggaccaggagcaggagcaggtcAATATTGACTGACGGCTGCTGTGGCTTTAATGCTTTAATGTTTTCACAGAGACCATGAGGTGAAAATACAccgcagacagaaacacaatgagAGCTGGAGGTGAAAGATTagatcagagaaagagagagagacagagtgagagagacagagggagagagagacatagagggagagagagagagagagaggacgcaGAAACAGGTCAAAACCACAGAGGTTTAGCTGGAAAAATCAAATCTCCATCTTGGAAATCAAtgtgagatgaagaaagagagaaaactgtCATCCAgtccagagaggaagaaagacagaaactgaAGGAAGGAAGTAATAAAACATGGAAGATTTTGATTGATCCTAAAGGAAACGCTTCATCTCCAGAATATCATGAAAGTTACCTGAAGGCTGCTGCAGATCTCTTAAAAACAAGACTACAATACTGGCATATACTCTGAAAGGAGCCTTTATTAGATATCAATAAGGCTTCTTAAAATCCTGAAACTGTCCTTTAATTTGAGGGAAACAGTAATTTCACCACCATTCAAATTCAATGGGATAACAGCAAACTAACTCTTATCATCTTTGTCCAACTGTTGTTGAATTTTTACCGGTCTGGAGAGTTTTTATTGGAATGAAAACTTGACTTTGGTGATTTCCAGGTCTTGGAAAAGTTTGAGAAttccacacaaaaaaagcctggaaaagtttggaaaatGTTGTTGTGGACCCACTGTGATTTTACATATAGTGATATTAGCTGTAATGCAGAATACTGTTCAGCTGTACGGTGATGCGGTGTAGCCGACAGTCATATCGTCCAGCTAATATCAGTCTGGAAAAAGTGTGGgattttaaaatggaaagtgaTGAAGCCTGTGTTTACTGCTGTCTGCCAGCAGAGGGCGATGTGTCTCTGAAAACAGCCGCAGTGGCTTCATGCAGGAGAGGAGCAGCGGGTTCAGGCTGAattcatatgaaaaaaaatcacttcatttactgagaaaatacagtttttgaaaggcagaaatctcaagTAATCAATGAGTCAATCaatcagatatattatggtctgtttaTGATATGAGGCAGGAAAAACGTTACTCATTGCCTCTTTCAATAGCCAAAACAATCAGGGAGCAGAGCTTTGGATTCACCTCTCAGTCTGATGGAGCAGCAGGTTTCCTTCCTGCTTTATATTCTTATaatcagtggtggaaagaggactagaatatcctactcaagtagagtAGGTAGAAGttctgttactttgctgatatgtACCGAAGTAGAAGTGAAagttctggtgtaaaaatctccttcagtaaaagtaaaaagtgtgtgatttaaaatgtcctcagagtaaaagttcctgagttcctctttagaacagagaacgttgttagctgtgatcttttccatgtgattctaacaggagagaggtcagagttcaaactagattcttttcactggaaacattagaaatgagaaaataaactgcagaaacaaagtaaagtcagattcctcttctcactgtgaatggatccacagcttgtcagtttctgttgatccagtttctgttgctgatggagagacacaatctgttctgtgatggatggatgatggatggaagtcagaggtggggactcgagtcacaactttaactgcttgagacttgacttgctgcatgaagagaagacttgagacttgacttgacttgggttctggtgacttgggacttgactctgacttgtactttgatgacttgaaaaggtttctaaagtcttgacttgagatcttgtgtttgtgtaaatgacttagattgaaagtgatgagatttgttccagcagacgactgaatttaaattctgttttctgaatttgtatggaatgattgaatttattgaagttgaaactgattatagaaatcaaactcatgatgctcttaccaagtttttatcctattaaaaccatattgcattgaaaagtcctagatatttagttttctttaagatattaaattgatactggactcttgatttgttctgacttgacttgctgttctacatttagacttgagacttgacattaatgacatggacttgacttggtaatctacatttagacttgagacttgacttgagacttgagcctcaagactgacttgggactcgagcaaagtcgACTTGGTCACAACTCtggtacaagtacacaaaaaagccactcaattacagtaacgagAGTAAATATAAATAGTTAGTTCCACTCTTGTTTatattctctgctctctgtctctcctcttcccatgGGAAAAACGTTTCAGGACCTAAAAAAGCTTGAAAAGCCTCCAGCCGACACCCAGCACGTGTTTCAGAGCTGGTTTGGGCTTCAGAAGATCAAAGAGCTAATTAGAGGCCGGCAGATGAATGTTTAATGAGATAATCTGCTATGTGAACGCTTTGTTTCACAACAAGACTCCCTGCAGATAacctgatttttctttttttttgtttttttcagataaCTTCAGTCGTATTCCACACAGTGtaatttgcatgcacacacacatttagtctACACTAgtgaaaagtttggacacaccaaatttttctttatttttactatttttactCTGCTATTTTAATAACAAACCAACCAGAAGAATAGACCAAAAACTTACTACAAGCATATAATAAGCACATTATTCTCTACAGGGGGATTCTGCAGTCTCAGGTTTCGATCATTTTTACAAGCCAGACAGTGAAGGCAACACTgatgttaatttgttttctaATCACTAATTTGACCCAATAAACACTCTTAACAAGgaagtgtcatttttaacacatccaTGTGACTAACagacatttgtgttacttttcaacacaaagtcAGTTCATTATGTCGCCTCAGTATGTTACTTCACTTTACTGAAAACATTATTAACACATGTACATTATTAACTTCCCTCTGACACGTTTCTCCAGCcggtccagggatttgaacctgcaaccttccagtcacaaacccAGATTAAGTTTTTCCCATGTTGATCATGACAGAGCTCCTCATGCTGCATTCAAATCACGTAGGAAAAATGGTACATGCAAGCAAACGTTCATTTCTGCTTTCACCAGAATTTGGgtgaatgatgcatctcactactATGGTGTAACActgtcaaaatgacactgattggcccaagggggggcGCTACATCATTcgtttgtttgtccatgtgttaaacgcacaatatctcagacaccactcatcagattttgatgaaacgtTGATGAATGATGTGTCTCACCACTCCTCTCCAGGTTTTTTAATGACACTGATTAGCTAAAGGGGTGGGGGCAACAATCACAGGTGACATAATTTGCTATTGACTGGCCATGAGGGGAGTTACACATGGAGTtacatcatttgtgggggatgacatgtttactgttgcattGTAAGATTAAGGAAATTGGAGAAATTGGGGTCCATTGGCAAAACCTGAGGGTATTTCTCAATCTGCGttcttgtttgttgttgtgtcctCTGTGACATTTTAAACAGCCAATATCTAACAGCGTAAGTACTATTCCAAAACACGACAACGCATCAAAAAGGTCTATATTCAacagtacagtctatagtataATAGTCTGTAGTGCAGAGATGGCTGGGACAGAAAAAATGAACTTGTGTGTTTTAaccagtccatctcaaactgtaaggatgtGTTCTTGTGTTATTGATAAGTTTGTCCTTTCCTAGACAATTTGGAAAGAGTGTTCTACACAAGAACACACGTACTGACTCTGTATTCTTGTATTTCATAATCCCCCCGAGTTCCCAAGTATTGTTTACAACCTGAAAACCGACGTGAACCGCATTTTCACGTAGGAAGCTCGTATGTACCGTCGTTCCCACAGGACGTGAATGCACCATGAGCAGCAGTCtagcctgggggggggggggggggggggggggcgtggcCAACCACCTGTAACTCGACACCCGCCCCACGCGCAGCTTGGCCCGTGCTCTCTGCTTTGCCTGTAAACTTTCTTCACgagaccagtcagtcagtcagtcagtcagtcagag
This genomic stretch from Centroberyx gerrardi isolate f3 chromosome 18, fCenGer3.hap1.cur.20231027, whole genome shotgun sequence harbors:
- the LOC139909615 gene encoding uncharacterized protein LOC139909615 gives rise to the protein MLPVESVASNGADESAVVKAGKKGWLRKRSRFTHRWKQTWVQLEGCQLLYGETEEKAAKRISLGGAVLETEEGSGAFEWSITARDSKRSLRLRAGGAAERQAWMLALCEAQVRSAPHANTACVLQ